ATCCTCATAAAAATGGTCCACTGGCTCCCCGTCCTTACGAAATGTTCCGTTCCCTCCTGTCAAGATAAACGTTTATGACGGCAAGGACGTTTTTTGCGTTGCGTTGTGCCCCGTCCCGTATCTCGTCGGCGTTAAGGGGTTTTTCGATAAGCCCGTTGCCGTAGTTGTCGATGGAGCATATTGACGCGTAGGGGATATCGAGTTCCCGGCAGACAATGGCTTCGCTTGCCATGGTCATTCCCACAAGGTCGGCGAACCGGGAGATGAACCTGATCTCGGCACGCGTTTCGAGCCGGGGTCCTGTTGTCTGCCAGTACACACCCCCGTCGATGACCGTTATGGATGCCGCTTCCGCCGCTGCGTATAATTGCCGTCGCAGAGGTTCGTCGAGCGCCGGAGTGATGTGTTTTACCCTGTTGGAAACGGCGGTCGCCGTGTGCGCAAGGGAGATAAAATCATCGGGAATGACGATCATGCCCGGTTTCAGTTCTTTCTTCAGAGAGCCTGTGGAGTGGACGCCGATGACCTCAGTCGCACCCAGGTCCTTCAGTGCCTGCATTGTGGCGGGATGGTCGATCACATGGGGGTGAATGTACTGGTCTGGTTGTGTTCCATGGCGGGCGACATAGATGAACCGGTCGGAGACATGAACATCGGCTGTGCCGAACCTGTTCGAAACATGCTCCTTCCCGATGTTTCTTAATGATGCTTCCTCATAGAAAAGAGTTCCCCCAATGAGCCCCACCTTTTTCATCGTCGCCCCCGGTGAATGTCCCGTTTCGTCAGTATTGCCGTGACGCTATCAAATTCCGGCGAAACTGTCAAAGAAGTCATGAAATGGTGTTGACATCATACTAAATAATAAATACATTATGCCCCAACATGAATCAGAAGGAGTTCAAGAATGGCTGACAATGATTATGTGACGCATGTAACGGACAGCACCTTCGAAAGCGAAGTTCTCAGATCGAAGAAACCGACCCTTGTTGATTTCTGGGCGCCCTGGTGCGGCCCCTGTCTTCAGATGGGTCCTGTGGTGAAGGAACTTGCCGCGGAATATAAGGATTCGGCGAAGGTAACAAAACTGAACGTGGACGAAAACCCTGAATCTGCGGCGAACTATGGGATAAGAGGCATTCCCACGATCCTTCTTTTCAAGAACGGAAAACTCGAAGAGACCATTGTCGGGCTCGTACCGAAGGAACGCCTGGAAACGGCACTCAAGAAAGCCCTGTAATGATGAAGTATATAAAACTTCTCTGCGTGCTCCTCCTGGTTATCTCTCTTGCCGGGTGTCACTGGTGGGGAAAGAAGGATGAGCGCTTGACCCCGGAGACCCTCTACAGCAAGGGACAGTCAGCCTATCAGGACGGTGATTACGCCGATGCCATCACGTTCTTCCAGCGTTTGAAGGAAGAATATCCCCTCAGCAAGTACGCGATCACGGCTGAACTGAAGATAGCGGATTCCTATTTCAACAAGGAGGATTATATATCCGCGGAACTCAGCTATCAGGATTTTCTTGATTTCCATCCGACGAACGAAAATCTGCCCTACGTGATGTTTCAGATCGGCATGTGTCATTTCAACCAGATGCGCTCCATCGACCGGGACCAGACAGAAACCCATCGGGCAAAGGAAGCCTTTGAAAAGCTCATCGCCCGGTTTCCCAGCAGCCAGTATACCTTCATGGCGGAAAAGAACCTGCGTGATTGCCGGAAGAAACTGGCGGAACACGAATTCTACGTGGGTAATTTTTATTTCAAGACGGGGCATTACGAAGCGGCCCTGAAAAGATTCAAGGAGATCGAGAACGAATATCCGAATCTCGGTCTCGATTACAAGGTCAGTTATTATATCAACGAGACGCATAAGCGTATCGAACGGCAGAAGGGGAAAAAAGAATAAGCCGGGTCCTTTCCACGGACGAGAGGTAATATCCGCCTCATCTGCCGCCTCAATGCACTACCGGCGTGACGGAACTTCTGATCCGGGCAGACGTATTCTCAGGACGGCTTCCCGGGTCGTCTCCGTTTCCGAACCGGACGTATCAATGATGATATGCCGGTCGTTCGGAAATTCATCGATCTTCTCAAACCGTGCTTTCTGTTCGTGATAGATTTCCCACCGGCCGTCGGATGCCTCGTTCCGATCGGACATCCTCCTGTCGAGGCGTTTTCTGACAACATCCCCGGGACAGACCGACTCGACGACATACAGATCCGCCCCCAGAGTTTCGGCAAGCCTGCGGGCACGCTCTCGCTCCGCTTTTGTTCTGAAAGAAGCGTCTATGATGACGGATCTCCCCGCTTCGACGGCCGCCGCGGCCAGTTCAAATACTCGCTCGTAGGTTTTCTGAGAGATCTCTTCTGAGTAGATGCCGACACCAAACGGTTCATAGTGCCGTTCCGATGCCTTCCTGCTGAGCATCTCTTTTCTTACCACGTCACTTCGTATGATCTCGGCCTCGAGGAACGGTGCCATATTCCGGGCCAGAACGCTTTTCCCCGTTCCCATGAGACCCGCCATGATGATCACGATAGGCTTTTCGGGACGGGCGGCGTAGCGGACGGAGAGGTCGAAGTACCGTGATGCCGTTTCCACCGCCTTTGCGCGCTCCTCCGGTGAAACAGCGGTGTCTTTGCTCTTGAAGCCGATGACCTTTGCGCGGACGTAAGCGAAGTAGCATTTGTAAAAATTGAGGAGCATGGCGATATCCCGGTCGCCAGAGTATTCCAGGTAGGAATTGATGAAGCGGTCGCTCAACCACGGGTGGTCGTTGTAATCAAGGTCCATGGCGAGGAACGAGACTTCCGCCGCGACATCGAGATACCGGAAACGCTTGTTGAACTCTATGCAGTCGAATATGACGATATCATCACCGGTGATGCAGATGTGCTCGAGGTGGAGGTCTCCGTGACAGTCCCTTATCCGGTGTTCCTGAACACGCCGGTCGAAGAGGGTCCGGTTTACCTGAAGGAAATGATACACGTAGTTCCTGATAAACCGGTACTGACCTTCCGTAATGGTGGTGCCGATATACTCCTCGGTCTGTTCAAAGTTCTCTTCATGGTTCCGGCATATCGTATCGAACCCGCCGGTACGGTCTATTTCACCGCCCGTTTCCGCTTCCCGGTGAAAGAGGTGCACCTTTCGGGCGACGGCATCCATGACGGAGTCGTCAACGGTTCCCTCGGCAAGAAGGCGGTTCAGCATGCGTTCCTGGGGGATCCTTTTCATTCGCACGGCATATTCTACGGTCCTGCCGGGGCCGTCCAGCGCCAGGGAGCCCCCGGTTGCCTCCCGGATCTCGACGACATCCAGGTAAATGTCCCGGGCCAGGCGCCGGTTCAGACGGACCTCCTCCTCACAGTAATATTTTCGTTTTTCCAGCGTGGTGAAATCGAGAAACCCGAAATCGACGGCCTTCTTGACTTTGAAGACCATCTCCCCGGCGATGAATATGAAAGAGATATGTGTCTGTATGCACTCCACCGACTCCGGCGGGTCGGGATAGAACAGGGGATTCGTCATGGAGGATACGATCGGGGGATGTGTCATTAGGTTCTCCTTCCCGGTGATGTGCCGGGTCATTCCGGTGAGGACTCGCCGGTCAGTTGGCCGCATGCCG
The Deltaproteobacteria bacterium genome window above contains:
- a CDS encoding MTAP family purine nucleoside phosphorylase; protein product: MKKVGLIGGTLFYEEASLRNIGKEHVSNRFGTADVHVSDRFIYVARHGTQPDQYIHPHVIDHPATMQALKDLGATEVIGVHSTGSLKKELKPGMIVIPDDFISLAHTATAVSNRVKHITPALDEPLRRQLYAAAEAASITVIDGGVYWQTTGPRLETRAEIRFISRFADLVGMTMASEAIVCRELDIPYASICSIDNYGNGLIEKPLNADEIRDGAQRNAKNVLAVINVYLDRRERNIS
- the trxA gene encoding thioredoxin, with the translated sequence MADNDYVTHVTDSTFESEVLRSKKPTLVDFWAPWCGPCLQMGPVVKELAAEYKDSAKVTKLNVDENPESAANYGIRGIPTILLFKNGKLEETIVGLVPKERLETALKKAL
- a CDS encoding outer membrane protein assembly factor BamD, producing the protein MMKYIKLLCVLLLVISLAGCHWWGKKDERLTPETLYSKGQSAYQDGDYADAITFFQRLKEEYPLSKYAITAELKIADSYFNKEDYISAELSYQDFLDFHPTNENLPYVMFQIGMCHFNQMRSIDRDQTETHRAKEAFEKLIARFPSSQYTFMAEKNLRDCRKKLAEHEFYVGNFYFKTGHYEAALKRFKEIENEYPNLGLDYKVSYYINETHKRIERQKGKKE
- a CDS encoding AAA family ATPase; amino-acid sequence: MTHPPIVSSMTNPLFYPDPPESVECIQTHISFIFIAGEMVFKVKKAVDFGFLDFTTLEKRKYYCEEEVRLNRRLARDIYLDVVEIREATGGSLALDGPGRTVEYAVRMKRIPQERMLNRLLAEGTVDDSVMDAVARKVHLFHREAETGGEIDRTGGFDTICRNHEENFEQTEEYIGTTITEGQYRFIRNYVYHFLQVNRTLFDRRVQEHRIRDCHGDLHLEHICITGDDIVIFDCIEFNKRFRYLDVAAEVSFLAMDLDYNDHPWLSDRFINSYLEYSGDRDIAMLLNFYKCYFAYVRAKVIGFKSKDTAVSPEERAKAVETASRYFDLSVRYAARPEKPIVIIMAGLMGTGKSVLARNMAPFLEAEIIRSDVVRKEMLSRKASERHYEPFGVGIYSEEISQKTYERVFELAAAAVEAGRSVIIDASFRTKAERERARRLAETLGADLYVVESVCPGDVVRKRLDRRMSDRNEASDGRWEIYHEQKARFEKIDEFPNDRHIIIDTSGSETETTREAVLRIRLPGSEVPSRR